ATGTGTCTTGGTTGGTGAATGCGATCATTACTTGAGCAAACAGTTTAATCTACAGCGTAATGCACCATGGGGCTTGTTCTTGTCTGATGATTTCACTTGATTACTCTCAGTTCTTTAATGTTTTTGTTTGTGTTTATATCTAGATATTAGATTTCTTTTTATTAGCCAGAAAAAATAAAAGTCCATACTCTACCAAGGAGGGAATAGTTCTAGCTAATTCcatttattcttttttaacAATCACTTTCCATAATCAACTCATGTAATTTCTAAATTGCAGAGTGAGTGTCCAGATGAATTGGTTAAAGTTATCAAGGAAGTTGTGAATAAAGCACTCGATGCTGTAAACCGTCCAAAGGAAGATCGTCTTGTCTCATGGTTTCTTAAACTTGAACATGAATTACTAGGTTATTCTACGAGATCAAGAAATGCCGAGAAAAATTCCATTGACGAGATGGCCAAGAAGTTTTTTGATGGGAAGAATGGCTTGCGCTTGGTTTTGTTGGAGACGTTAGAAAAGCTTCGTTCCTTCACGGGAGAGATTGATATGATCTGCGAGAAACTTGGTAGAGAAGATCTTCAATCGCAGAATGCTTCGTTTAGCATTTCACAGCCTATGACGTATTGTCCTCCTTATTTTCCTTTAtcgaaaggaagaaaaagaaataaaggaagaagaaagtgTCATCGTAAGAAGACAAGCACCACGTCCATTGCCAATTGACAACGCGATTGACAAATTCTTGGAGAAGAGGAACTACATCTACatgaagaaagaaggaaagaagcAATGCGTTTGAAGTTTTCTGAATATCGAACTTAACTTTTTCTACACACAGACAGACTACTTTTCCTTCCTGGAAAATGCATAATGACACAGACTACGTGTGTCTTCTGTAACGCATGATGAGCCTACAAAATGTTCTATTGAAAATTAAAAGTCAGGCAAGAGTAACTCCTTGGAGAATACTAAGCTATGCTGCTGATGTTCTACAACTGCAATGTGATTGCATACAGCAATGCTCCTTTATTTTGAGGGGGCTGACTTCATATGAATCAGGAATGGATATCTGCCTATTTTCCTTCTCCTCAAAAGTTAAAAGaaccatttcttcttcttttgatttctgTGGataaaggaaaagcaaaagcaCCATTTCTCGCAGTTGGATGTGAAAAGCTAAAATGAAGCATTTTGCATTAGAATATCTTCTCTACCAAATTTTCTCATATATCATATCAATCTCTCCTGCTGTGATGGCATGAAACCCTCCTAACGCCTCCAACAAAACCAAGAATGGAATGCTTCTTGGCCTTTCCTGATCTGGTAGAATAACCCCAGAATACATCTTTGAACTTTCAAAAACTCGAGATGAGACGATCTTCTGTCAAACAGCTTGCAGCatcaagtgttttttttttttttttttttttgaacgaCATCCCTCATGCTTTTGACCAATTCAGGTGAACATTCGCACTGCAATTCTCTCAAGCAAGATCCAAAAAAACTGGCGTACAAGTTACAGCTGATTCACTATCCATTTCATTGAAAAAGATGATGGTCGCCTTGAGTTCATGACTAGCCTGAAGAAGCATAGCTCTTGCTGCCACACGAGACGGTAGTAACACTACTAAAATGTTGGGTAAATCACCCCAGGCGTTGTACAAGTCAGTGTCATTAAAAATGCTTCACTTTCAATAAGTTACttctcaaccaaaaaaaaaaaaaatcaataaattataatattatatatataagataTATAATATACTGATAATTTTGTTACGTGAGTTTATCCCATTTTTTTGGTTATGGCATGTTGTTAAATAATAATTGACCGAGAATTTATGTAATATCCAATATAAAAAAACAGATCCATgagattaaaataatttttaaattttatctcATGTTAAATTTTTTGCTAAATCTATTATCATTAGTGttatacatatataaaaataaagTCACGTAAAAAGTAAAGTAAAAGTGGGGATTGGGGCACCAGTGGCGTGGCGGATGGAGCGGCAGACGGAGGAATTTTTTAGGTAATAGAACGGGTCCCAGCCACGCAGACGCTTTCCTGTTTTGATTGAAGCTAAAAAGTGCGCCTAAATGCTAAATTCCCCGGTAAACCGGGGCTAAAGTTGTAATGTGAATTTGGCTCTTTGCGGACTGAAGTTTGAATAGAGTTGACCAGTGGGCTCCAAAGAAAACCTCCCCGCTTTCATGGTTTCTAATCTTGTCTACTACCGGTAGTAAATTTTCCGATCAGCCGCGACCAGCAAGCTTCTTCTACTTCAAAATTGAACTATTGGTACGATCTTTTTTTGCTTTTAGTAATTCTTTGATCTTACTCTTTGgatttcttctttcttgaaATCAGATAACTAATGGAGCATTTCCATCCTGTTGATCAGAGATGGCGACTTATGCTGCACTGGCTTCTCTTCTGCAAACGCTGGATTATCTACTGAAGTTCCCGTTGTTGATCCTCGAAGTTAAGAAAATGAAAGCCGAAGCTCTCAAACCAAAACTCGATGAATTCTTATTGCTTTTGACGGCAGGAGAACCCTCTGCAgtgtcgagctcgagctcgggcTCTCGTCTGTGGGAGCTAATTGAAGAAACTGATCAATCTCTGCAATCGTCAGTAGAAGATTTTATTGAGGCACTTGGGAGGTCTCATTCAGCTGATACTTTGGAGATCAGACAAAGATTGCTACTATACTTTACTAGTAGTACAAAGCCAAAATTTGAACTTCTTGCGGAGGGAAAGCCTCAGATATTCAAGGAGATCACATCCTTGGAGGAAAATTTGAGGAAATTTCTCCACAGCACTGTCCAAGACTGCTTGTCTGGCAGGCCTAACCATTTCTTGTACCGATATGGCCATGTGGAAGAGGATCTAAATCCTCGAGAATTGCCAGATTTTTTTATACAAATTGTATATTCTCAAGTAGACAGTGAAACACCAGTAGTTGATTCCCCGTTCTCCTCACCAAGCAGTGAGACTGATGACCCCTACGTCGGCAAACTTGACTCGACCGTACAACATTCAAATGGAACCATCTCCTTTCCAGACCTTGAACAGCTGTTGTCGTTGGCATTTCGCCAGAGCCGACTTCCAGTAATTGTTAACAAGATGGGACATTTGTGGAGAACCTGTCGTCGGGTCGATGACAGCATCACTAGCTTCTCGAAAGCCACTTCCGATTTAACAACTCTCCACCAGGATATTCGGTTCTTGCTAACCTTTCTTAAGGAGGATTCTTCTAATAAATTCTGCCCTCATCATGAATTGCTGAAATGTATGAAAGATGTTGCAGATAGAGCAAGGGTTCCTGTCGAACAATGTATGGTAGACTACCAAATCGAGTCCATTATGACGTACCCCTTTTGCTTATTGGCTGGGATTCCTGCAAAATTACAAGATTCTGGAAAGATTCTTGAGTGTGCAGTGGACAGGATTTTCTACGGAAAGAAGGGCATTTCCCAATATTTGGTGCAGGCATCAATGCAGATTCAACCCATTAAAGAAATGATTACAAAGATAAATGATGAGAGTTCAAGTGCGCACACATCAATTGGCAGCATGTCTCTACGCCATTCAAATAAGGACGACATTGTGGTGGGTCTTGATGATGAACTGGTTAGCCTCCTGGAGGGACTCACCAGAGTGCCATCAGGGCTAGAAATTGTGACCATTTTAGGGATGGGCGGCATTGGTAAGACAACTCTTGCTCGAAAAGCTTTTCGTCATTCTTACACTGAATATCACTTCTATTGCCGTGCATGGATCACAGTTTcccaagtatatcaagtcagaGATTTGTTACTGGGCCTTTTGGGCTGTCTTGGTCACTCCACTGATAAATTGGTAGAGAAAAACGACGCTCAATTAGCTGAAGTTGTGTACAGAAGTTTGAAAGGTAAGAGGTACTTGATTGTTATGGATGACATATGGAGTATCGATGCTTGGAATGATGTCAAAAGATGCTTTCCTGATGACAAAACTGGTAGTAGAATCTTATTAACCAGCCGCGTTACAGAGTTGGCTAGCTACGTCAATGCAAAGAAGCCTCCTCATTGTATGAGTCTTCTGGATACTGAGCAGAGTTGGGAACTGTTGGAGAAGCTTGTATTTGGGATAGCAAGTTGCCCGCCTGAATTGGAGAAATGTGGAAAGCTTATAGCTAAACGATGCCAAGGACTACCACTAGCAATTGTTGTAATGGCTGGTGTACTTTCACGTGTcgtcaagacatatgactgttGGAATAATTTTGCAGAGAAGGTATGCGCAATCATCTCCACTAATCCAGAAGAATGCCTGGATATACTTGCTTTGAGTTACAATTATTTGCCCCATCATCTCAAAGCCTGCTTCCTCCATATGGCGGCTTTCCCTGAAGACTGTGAAATAGAAGTTCAAAAGTTGATTAATCTATGGGCTGCAGAGGGATTCTTGGATCCCCAATCTTCAGAAAATCTAGAACAGGTGGCAGAGGAGTATTTGGAAGACCTTATTGGTAGAAACTTAGTTTTCATTGAAAAGGAGTGTTTTGGAGGAAAAGTCAAGACCTGTCGTCTCCATGATTTCTTACGTGAATTATGCTTGAGAGAAGCACAGAAAGAGGACTTCATGCATGTGATACAAAAGAGAGGTACCAAACGCTCTCGAGTAGGCTTGCGTAATCAGCATCGCCTCAGTTTCCATTTGGATCCTTACAGTGATGTGGCTGCGGCACCTGGAATCCCACACGTCTCGTCTTTTATGTGTTTCACATTGGGTACTAATATTGTTCCGAATATTCTGTTCTTTCAATTAGGCTTTAAGGTGCTTAGAGTATTAGACATATTCTTTCTGCATTTTGATTACTTCCCTGCCCGAATACTAAAACTGATTCATTTGAGGTATCTTGCGCTGAGTGCTACTTATGAGCTTCCTGCATCAGTATCACAACTAAGGAATCTCCAAACGTTGGTGATTCATGGTCCATGGCACTGCCGGGAGTCTGGCAGTAGCCCAACATTGTTACTGGAGTTTTGGAGTATGCCTTCATTGAGGCATCTCCAGTGTAGTGTGACCATTTATTTGAAGAATCCTCCTGGAGCTAATAGTGAACTCCCTCAGCTATTTGTTTCAAAAAACCTACAAACTCTCTCTACCATCAAAATTTCATGCTGCACAAAGGAAGTTTTCAGTGTCATGCCCCATCTCAAgaaacttgaaatttgtgagACAGAAGAAGACTGCGGCATATGTGAGCCATCTGTATTACTTGGGAATCTACAGTACTTGAAAGAGCTTGAAACACTTGAGTGTTGCTTCTACAAACAAAGAGTAGAAGCGCGGCAAATATCATTTTTTTCTGCCCTGCCATGTTCTCTTAGGCAATTGAGTTTAAGTTGGAGTTATTTGCCATGGGAAGACAGGTTGAAGGCATCGAAGTTGTTATTAGAAGTGAGCGGTAAGTGAAAATTCTCGTCTAATTTCCTTGACTTCCGATGAACATCGGTGCAAATGGATGCAATTTCATTTGAGTAGCGTTGTGCTGTCTTTCCCTGCACCTGTTGTTGTTAATTGACAAACTGTTATACGTCTTCGATTGGTTTATGAAGCTACTTATTTCCTTCTGGAGTCTGTGACAGGAATCCAGACCGTGC
This portion of the Coffea eugenioides isolate CCC68of chromosome 11, Ceug_1.0, whole genome shotgun sequence genome encodes:
- the LOC113752562 gene encoding putative disease resistance RPP13-like protein 3; translated protein: MATYAALASLLQTLDYLLKFPLLILEVKKMKAEALKPKLDEFLLLLTAGEPSAVSSSSSGSRLWELIEETDQSLQSSVEDFIEALGRSHSADTLEIRQRLLLYFTSSTKPKFELLAEGKPQIFKEITSLEENLRKFLHSTVQDCLSGRPNHFLYRYGHVEEDLNPRELPDFFIQIVYSQVDSETPVVDSPFSSPSSETDDPYVGKLDSTVQHSNGTISFPDLEQLLSLAFRQSRLPVIVNKMGHLWRTCRRVDDSITSFSKATSDLTTLHQDIRFLLTFLKEDSSNKFCPHHELLKCMKDVADRARVPVEQCMVDYQIESIMTYPFCLLAGIPAKLQDSGKILECAVDRIFYGKKGISQYLVQASMQIQPIKEMITKINDESSSAHTSIGSMSLRHSNKDDIVVGLDDELVSLLEGLTRVPSGLEIVTILGMGGIGKTTLARKAFRHSYTEYHFYCRAWITVSQVYQVRDLLLGLLGCLGHSTDKLVEKNDAQLAEVVYRSLKGKRYLIVMDDIWSIDAWNDVKRCFPDDKTGSRILLTSRVTELASYVNAKKPPHCMSLLDTEQSWELLEKLVFGIASCPPELEKCGKLIAKRCQGLPLAIVVMAGVLSRVVKTYDCWNNFAEKVCAIISTNPEECLDILALSYNYLPHHLKACFLHMAAFPEDCEIEVQKLINLWAAEGFLDPQSSENLEQVAEEYLEDLIGRNLVFIEKECFGGKVKTCRLHDFLRELCLREAQKEDFMHVIQKRGTKRSRVGLRNQHRLSFHLDPYSDVAAAPGIPHVSSFMCFTLGTNIVPNILFFQLGFKVLRVLDIFFLHFDYFPARILKLIHLRYLALSATYELPASVSQLRNLQTLVIHGPWHCRESGSSPTLLLEFWSMPSLRHLQCSVTIYLKNPPGANSELPQLFVSKNLQTLSTIKISCCTKEVFSVMPHLKKLEICETEEDCGICEPSVLLGNLQYLKELETLECCFYKQRVEARQISFFSALPCSLRQLSLSWSYLPWE